In the Clostridia bacterium genome, one interval contains:
- the ftsE gene encoding cell division ATP-binding protein FtsE has translation MIQLKNVFMEFQDGHKVLNNINLTINNGEFVFLVGSSGAGKSTIIKLLLKEIEPSSGSIIVNDKDITKYRRKEIPFHRRNIGVVFQDFKLLLEKNVYENVAFAMEVIEAPPKEIRRQVPIVLSMVGLSRKAGLYPHQLSGGEQQRVSLARAMVNSPSILIADEPTGNLDPEMSWDIMKTLSEINQRGTTILMATHASDIVNGMKKRVVAVENGAIIRDEKRGGYGGEA, from the coding sequence TTGATACAGCTAAAAAATGTATTTATGGAATTCCAGGATGGGCATAAGGTATTGAACAATATCAATTTAACTATAAACAATGGCGAATTTGTTTTTCTTGTAGGCTCCAGCGGAGCAGGCAAGTCAACTATTATAAAACTGCTGCTCAAGGAGATCGAGCCTTCATCGGGCAGTATAATTGTAAATGACAAGGATATTACAAAGTACAGAAGAAAAGAGATTCCTTTTCACAGGAGAAATATTGGAGTGGTTTTTCAGGACTTTAAACTGCTGCTGGAAAAGAATGTGTATGAGAATGTGGCTTTTGCTATGGAAGTCATTGAAGCTCCTCCAAAAGAGATAAGACGTCAGGTGCCTATTGTCCTTAGCATGGTTGGCCTGAGCAGGAAGGCCGGGCTTTATCCTCACCAGCTTTCGGGGGGGGAACAGCAGAGAGTATCCTTGGCTAGAGCAATGGTTAATAGTCCATCAATTCTTATTGCAGATGAGCCTACTGGAAACCTGGATCCGGAAATGTCCTGGGATATTATGAAAACACTAAGTGAGATAAACCAACGAGGGACTACCATACTGATGGCTACCCACGCCAGTGATATAGTGAATGGGATGAAGAAACGAGTAGTCGCAGTAGAAAATGGTGCGATTATCAGGGATGAAAAGCGAGGTGGGTACGGCGGTGAAGCTTAG